Part of the Polyangium spumosum genome is shown below.
TCCTACCCGCACGTCGTCGACGAGCTCGTGGGCGAGTGCCGCCTCCGGTACGTCTACATGTCCCTGCACGGCGGCGAGCCCAAGGTGCACGGCTCCGTCGTCCGCGCCGACACGTTCCACAAGGCCATGCAGGCCATCGAGAACCTGCACGGCCGGATCCCGGATCTCACGATCAACTGCGTCGTGACGACGGCGAACCTGAAGCACCTCCGAGGCCTCGTCGATCGGCTGCTCCCGCTCCCGGAGCTCTGCATCAAGCTCTCGATGACGCAGCCGAAGGGCGCGGCGAACCGCGCCTTCGACGTCATCGTGCCCGACGTCGCCGCCTGCGCCGCCCGCGTGAAAGAGGCCATCGAGCACGGGCTTTCGCGCCGGAGCGAGCGCGGGCCCCGCTTCGCGCACGACGGCCTGCCGTTTTGCCTGCTGCCCGGCCTCGAGCACCTCTACGACGACCTCAAGACGCACCGGTACGCCACGATGATCGAGGCCGACGAGGACGACTTCGTCCCCGTCGACGACGTGGCCAAGATCCAGCCCGAGGAGACCTGCGGCGACTGCGCGCTGCGCGGCGCGTGCCCGGGGCTGTATCGTGGTTACTTCGAGGTCCACGGCGCGAGCGCGCTCCGGCCCGTCACGGATCGCCCGCGGGCGAACTCGTACAACTTCGTCCCCGAGCGCGACATCGCGCGCCCGCCCGGCGCGCCTTGCCCGGTCCGCGCGGACGGCACGAGCCCCTACGATCGCGGCCGCACCTTGTTCTTGCGCCTCAAGGATCGCATGCGCCTCTTCCGCACCGAGACGCGTGATTTCTCCGACGAGGAGCTGCTCGGCTTCAAGGAAGGCGCCGGCCAGGTCTACCTCGACGTCTCGACGAAGCTCGCCCCGGATGACTTCGCGAAGGACTTACGGAAGTTGCGCCCCTCCGCCGAGTGTGAGGCTTGCCCCGAGCGCCCGCGTTGCACCGGCGCGTGGGAGCCCGTGCCCGTCGACGTCTTCACGCGCGACGATCGCGCCGTGCTCGACATGCTCGCGGAGCTCTCGGGGCGCGTGCTGGATCTCGGCTGCGGCGAGGGCCCGTACCTCGACGCGCTCGCGCGGCGCGCGGCGGAAGGGCACATCGAGTACGTCGGCGTGGATCCGGATCCGCAGCGGCTCGCCGTGCTCGCGTCGCGCCATCCGTTCGCGCGTTTCGTGGTCGGCCGCGCGGAGGAGCTCGGCGAGGAGCTCGGCACGTTCGACCACGTGCTCGTGCTCCGCAGCGTGAACCACCTCGAAGATCCGGCGCGCGCGTTCGGCGCGGCGATCACGCGGCTCCGGCCCGGGGGCACGCTCACGCTCGTGGACAACGTGGCGTTTGGGCTCGTGCGCAGCCGCGCGCACGCGGCCCGCGCGGAGGCCGCGCCCGGAAACCGGTTCGAGCATTACCGCAACGACGACGCGGCGCGGGCCGCGCGGCGCCTCGAAGGCGAGCCCTTGCGCCTCCTCGAGCGCCGCGACGTCGGCCGCGCGACCAGCAACCAGTGGATGTTACGCTACGAGCGTTTGGTAGAGGTGCCATCGTGACTGCTCCCGCCCCTCGACGACTCCCGATCGCCCCGGCGCAAGCGGAGACGGCGTTCGCCGACTTCCAGAACGAGGCCCTGCTCGCGGGCGCCGAGGGCGAGGGCAAGACGCTCGCGCACGAGGCGGCCGCGCACGAGAAGCGCAACTGGGTGCGCCTCTCCTACGACTGCAACAACCACTGCACGTTTTGCCTCGACTCGAACGCGCACGACGGCACGATGCGCGCGACGCAGGACATCAAGGTGCAGATCGTCGAGGGCCGCAGGCGCGGCGCCGATCGCCTGATCCTCTCGGGCGGCGAGCCGACGATGCACCCGAACTTCCTCGACTTCGTGAAGCTCGGTCGCCTCGCCGGGTACCGGAAGGTCCAGACCGTGACGAACGGTCGCATGTTCCGCTACCCCGACTTCCTCGAGAAGGCCGCGGACAACGGGCTGCACGAGATCACCTTCTCTCTGCACGGCCACACGGCGAAGCTGCACGACGCGCTCGTCGGCACGCCCGGCGCGTTCGTCGAGGAGGTCGCGGGGCTGAAAGCCGCGCTCGCGTCGGAGAGGTTCATCGTCAACGTCGACATCGTCATCAACAAGCAGAACGTCCGGCACCTGCCGGAGATGCTCTCGACGTTCATCGGTTGGGGCGTGAAGGAGTTCGACCTGCTCCACGTGATCCCCTTCGGCAACGCGTGGAGCGACGCGCGGCACCACCTCTTCTACGACCTCGACGGCAACCTCGAGTACCTCCAGCAGGCCTTCGCGTACGCGCGCCGGCCCGACATCCACATCTGGCTGAACCGCTTCCCACCCCCGTACGCCGAGGGGTTCGAGGATCTCATCCAGGATCCTTACAAGCTGAACGACGAGGTCCGCGGGCGGCGCGAGGAGTTCGATCGGTACCTCTCGCTCGGCAAGAAGCTCATGTGCCGCGAGCCCGAGCGGTGCAAGTACTGCTACCTCGAGAGCCTCTGCGACACGCTCGACGAGGTGATCGACGTGCGCAAGGCCGAGGAGGTCGACGTCCTGCGTTACGCCGGCGAGCCGCCGCGCGCGGGCAAGCTGCCCGAGGCGCGCGTGGCGCGGATCGTCGCGACGAACCTCGCGGAGGCCGCGGCGCTCGCGGCGAAGGCGGCGCCGGGCGCGATCACGCTCGAGCTCGCGTCGTACGAAGGTTTGTCGGGAGCGCTCTCGCCGGAGGGCCAGCTCTTCGGCAAGCAGCTCGTGGCTTGTTACACGGACGATCCCGCCGCGATCGAGCCCTTGCTCGGGATCGCTGGCCCCTTCGAGGTGCGCGCCTTCCTCACGAAGGCGACGGAAGCCGTGATCCGGAGGCTCGAGCCGCCGCCGAAGAACCTCGTGCTCGTCCAGAAAAACTACGACCTCGTCTCGGACGCCCACGCGAACGACGTCGACACGAAATCGTTTTTCGCGACGTACCCCCACATGATCCCGGTGGAGAACGTGCCCGCGTGCCTGGCGGGCCGGCCCGTGCGGACGGCGCCGCGGACGCTGGATCTCGCGATGCTCGGCGCGGACGCGCGGATCGACATGACGGAGTTCACGAAGCGGTACGTGGCCGACGGCTTCTACACGAAGGCGCTCCGCTGCAAGGACTGCCGCGAGAACGCCTCCTGCCGGGGCGTGCACGTGAACTGGGTTCGCGCCCACGGGTTCGGGGCGCTCGAGCCGATGGGGTAGAGGCCTTCACCCCCGGCCCCTCTCCCGCGCGGGAGAGGGGAGGAGAGGCGGGTCAGGGGACGAGGGTGCAGCCGCTGAGCAGGCCCGCGAGCATCTCGCCGCGCGGTTGACCTTCCCAGCCGCTCTCCCAGTGGAACGTCGGGCTCTTCAGCTTGCCCTCCACCGTGTACTTGCACTTCACGCTGAAGCGCGTCGCCGGCAGGTTGCCCGCGAGCGCGGGCTCGCTCCACAGGCCCGCCGCGACGAACTGCACGTTGTCCGTCGACGTGTAGGGACGCAGCGTCTTCTTGTCGTCGCCGGGATCCCCCTTGCCCCACACCTTCTGCGGCGTCTCGAAGCTGCAGTGCCGGCCGTTGACCTCGTCCGTCGCCGCGCAGTTGAGCTCGCGTTTGTCGCCCGCCACCAGCGTGATCTCGACGTCCACCGTCTGACCCGGCTTCCACGCGGGCCCGCGCGGACCGCCGCCCCCGCGCTCCTGACCGAGCAGCGCGAAGCCCGCCGCCAGCGTGCCCACGACGACGACGAAGAGCACCATGCTCTTGCCGAGCGACGCGGAGCTCGGCGGCTGCGCGCGCTTCGGCCCGGCCTTGCCGACCTTCGCCGTCTTCTTCGCCGGCGCCTTCCCCTTCGCCGCCTCCGCCGCAGCCTGCTTCTCGGCAGCCGCGAGCTGCGCCTTCGACTTCGCCTCCGCCTCGGGCTCGGGCTCGGGCTCGGCCCCGCCCTCGGCCTCGTTCTCCGTCTCGCCCTCGTTCTCCGTCTCGCCCTCGTCCTCGTCCCTGTCGTCGTCGCGTTCTTTCTCGGCCATCGCGGGCGGACTCTACCTTCGTCCGCCCCGCTTCTCAAACCTTCTGTTACCCTCCGCGCCATGAGAGCGAGCCTCCCGCGCGCCCGGATTCTCGGCACTGGCCGCTACCTGCCCGCCCGCGTCGTGACGAACGACGAGCTCGCCGCGCGCGTCGGCACCTCGGACGCCTGGCTCAAGGAGCACGTCGGCGTCGAGCGCCGTCACGTCGCAGCCGAAGGCGAGACGACGAGCGACATGGCCACGGCCGCGGCGCGCGCGGCGCTCGACGCGGCCCGGCTCTCGCCTGCGGATCTCGACCTCATCATCGTCGCGACCGTGAGCGGCGACAGCCCCATGCCGGCCACCGCGGCCACGGTCCAGCAGAAGCTCGGCACCGAGCTCGTCCCGTCCTTCGACCTCGCCGCCTCACACGCGGGTTTCCTCTACGGGCTCGCCGTGGCGGAGCAGTCGATCGCCTCGGGCGCGACGCGGACGGCGCTCGTGGTCGGCGCGGACATGCTCTCGCGCCGCGTGGATCCCGAGGATCGGACGACGGCGGCGCTCTTCGGCGACGGCGCGGGCGCGGTGGTGGTCGGCGTGGCGGGCGACGACGGGCGCGGGATCCTGTCGATGCGCCTCGGCGCCGACGGCGCGATGGCCTCGTTGCTCTCGATCCCGGGCGGCGGCACGGGCGAGCCGATGACGCCCGAGCGGCTCGCGGCGAAGCGGAACAAGATCCAGATGGACGGGCCCGACCTGTTCCAGGTCAGCGTGAAGAAGCTCCAGGTCACGAGCATGGAGGCGCTGAAGGCGGCGGGCCTGCTCTCGGACAAACTCGACTGGGTGATCCCGCAGCAGGCGAACCGGAGGATCGTGGACAAGATCGCCGCGCGGCTCGGCTACTCGCGTGAAAAGTTCATCGAGAACCTCGCCGACGTGGGCAACACGGGCGCGGGGTCGATCCCGATCGCGCTCGACGAGGCGGTGCGGGATGGCCGCGTGAAGCCCGGGCAAAACGTGCTTTTGTGCGCGCTCGGCGCGGGCGTCACGTGGGCGGCGTCGATGGTGAGGATGTAGGGCGGGTCAGGGCGCGACGTACCGCATCACGGACGTCGTGAAGTCGCTGAATACGACCGTCAGCTTGATGCAGCTCCCCGAGGGCAACGGCGCTCCGCCCGGCGGGGCGCCGCTGGCGGCGCTCGCGTCCGTCGCGCCCGCGGGCACCTCGCCGTAGCTGATCGGGCCGGCGAACCCGGCCGGGAAGCTCGCCGCCGAGAGGGCCCAGTACGTCGTTCCGCCCGTGACCGGGCCGGGGCCCATTGGCGTCATCGCGTCCGGGTCTGTCACGAAATACCCGAGCGCGTTCACGTTCGCCATCCAGCTCACGAGCGGGCCGCCCATGCCATTCATCGCCAGCGTGAGCTCGTGCGTGCCGGTCGCGCCGTCACACACGGGCGGGCCGACCGGGGGGCGCTTCAAGGTCCAGCGCACGTCGAGCGCCTCGAGCCCGGGGCTGCGCAGGAACAGCGTGCTCTCGCCCTCGTCCGCGACCCCGTCGCCGTCCGTGTCCACGAGATCGAGCGTGGTCGGGAAGCTCCGATTGAGGAAGCCCGGCCCCACCCGGAAGGGGAACGGCGGCCATACCGACTTCGAATCGGCGATCGTCACGTCGACGTCGGTCTGGAGCGTCGGAGACACCTGCGCCGAGATCACGGCGCCGTATGGCGTGGAGGTCGCCTTCACCGGCGTCTCGACGGGGATGATCTTGGTGGGATCGTACTTCTTGTTCATGGAATCGAGCGTCGGGTGATCGACGGTCACGATGTAATCACCCTCGAGCGTGAGCTTCGGCGCGGCCGCCACCGTGAAGCCGATCTTTCGCTCGGCGACGAGCGCCCGCTCGCTCCAGGCCTCGAGCCCCGCGCCGACGACGATCTCGTATTTCCCGCCAAACGCGAGCGGCGCCGCGGGCGTGATGGCCACGTGGCGCTCGGCGGCCTTCACCGTGATCGGCACCTCGGCGCCGCCCTCGTCCGTGAGCCGGATCGACGCGAGGTTCTTCGGATCCTCGAAGACCGGGTGGGAGAAGGTCAACTGGAGATCACCTTCGCTCCGGACATCGACCGCGCCATTGCGGGGCGACGAGTTGAGCAGGAAGAACTCGCGCGCCGTGAGCTCCTCGAGGTACCGCGTGAGGTCCTTCTTCTCGGCGTCCGTGACGTTGCCGAGCGAGAGCTTCAGCATGGCGTCCACGGCCTCCTCCATCGTCCAGGCCGCGCCATTGACGAGCCAGAAGCCATGTCGATACGCGCCGACGAGCGGCGGCACGACGATCGGGTGCGTGGTCTGCGTGCCGCCCTCGGGCAAGCGGAGCCCTTCGGTGGTCAGCGGGCCGGCGTGGCAGCCCGCGCAGTTCGCCTTGCCGCGGAAGATCGCCTCGCCGCGGCGCGCCGCTTCGCTCATGCTCCCGTCCCGCGCGGTGGCCCCGTTCGCCGGGGGCGGGGGGACGAGGGCCGAGAGATAATCGTAAAATGCCTGATGCAGCTCGCCCGTGACGGTGGCGCCGATCGTGGGCCCGGGGCTGCCCCAGAGATACGAGTAGAGGTCGTAGGCGTCGCCCTCCCAGCCGATCATCGAGGGGCGCTCCATCCAGAACATCGGCCGGCTCGCCGACTCGGAGAAGCCACCCGCGGACCACACGTTCCCGTCCGAGAGCGCGTCGACGTGGCAATCGGCGCAGCTATGGTTTTCCCCCGCGCCGGCGCCGGTGCCCGTGTACATGTATTGCCCGGCGGCGACGCCCGCGCTCCGCGGATCGCCGGGGAGGTCGATTTCCTTGTCGGGCATGCCCGCGCTGCTCGCGACCGTGACGCGGAACGATTGCGCGCCGTGGACGAAGAGCCGGTCCTCGCTCGCGAGGATCGTCCGCGGCCGCCCCTCGGCGGCGAAGCGCGTCTTCTCGGCGAGCGTCTCCGGGTCGAGGCCCACGACGGCGTCGCTGCCCTCGAACGACACCCACAACGTGCCGCCCGCGAGGGCCATCCCGAAGGGCCGAACCGCGAATCCCGTGGAGCTCGGCTGTCGGCCCACGTCGACCGCCGCGACCTCGGCGAGGCTCGTCGTATCGTAGGCCGCCACGGAATGGCGGAAGGCCGTCATTCCCGGCGTACCCGAGAGCTCCTCGAGCGCGACCCGCGTCGTCGCGACGTAGAGCCGGTCCTCGTCGAGGTAGAGCCCGCCGATCGTGGATCCGACGGCCTCGATGTATTTCGTCACCGCGAGCGTCTTCGTGTCGACGACGGCGATATCGTATTTATCGTTGCGCTCCTCGACCGGGAATTGCAGCCGCGCGCTCGTCCCCGAGAGGTACGAAGCGACATACAGCGTCGCGCCGTCCTTGCTGAGCGCCATGGCCGTGGAGCTCTTGTTCGTCGCGACGCGCCCGATCACCTCGCGGCGGGCCACGTCGATCACGACCACCGCGCCCTCCGTATTGAGCGAGACGTACGCCTTCGCGCCGTCGGGCGAGAGGACGACGTCGGCGGGCTCGTCGCCGACCCACACGGCGTCGACGAGGCGGCCCTTCGCGACGTCGACGAACCCCACGGTATCACCGGCCTTGTGCGCGACGAGCGCCAGGCCCTGCGCCTTCGCGAACGCGACGGCGACGGGCCACGGGCCGGACTGGATCGTGCCCTTCACCGCGCCGCTCGCCGGATCGACGCGCGTGATCTTCGGCTCGAACAGGTTCGCGACCCAGAGCTCGTCGTTCACCTGGGCGAGGGATCGGGTCTGGTAATAATTGAAGTGCTCGTAGGGCACGTCGTCCGTCACCGTCAACGTGCGGCGCAGCTCGCTGGTTTCGGCGCGGAACACGTAGGTCCCGGGCAGGACGGGCGTGAATCGATGAAAACCGTCGCTCCCGGCGACGACCTGGTTTTCGTTCCCGGCCGGCGCCTCCTCGAGCGTCCACCCGCCCGTCGCGGGGTTCGGCAGCCA
Proteins encoded:
- a CDS encoding radical SAM protein, which gives rise to MKALIKVGYACNENCTFCHTADIRHLDDTAERVEWKIDRAKRLGASMVVLSGGEPTMRPELSRWARRIAAHGLDFGLVTNGLMLSYPHVVDELVGECRLRYVYMSLHGGEPKVHGSVVRADTFHKAMQAIENLHGRIPDLTINCVVTTANLKHLRGLVDRLLPLPELCIKLSMTQPKGAANRAFDVIVPDVAACAARVKEAIEHGLSRRSERGPRFAHDGLPFCLLPGLEHLYDDLKTHRYATMIEADEDDFVPVDDVAKIQPEETCGDCALRGACPGLYRGYFEVHGASALRPVTDRPRANSYNFVPERDIARPPGAPCPVRADGTSPYDRGRTLFLRLKDRMRLFRTETRDFSDEELLGFKEGAGQVYLDVSTKLAPDDFAKDLRKLRPSAECEACPERPRCTGAWEPVPVDVFTRDDRAVLDMLAELSGRVLDLGCGEGPYLDALARRAAEGHIEYVGVDPDPQRLAVLASRHPFARFVVGRAEELGEELGTFDHVLVLRSVNHLEDPARAFGAAITRLRPGGTLTLVDNVAFGLVRSRAHAARAEAAPGNRFEHYRNDDAARAARRLEGEPLRLLERRDVGRATSNQWMLRYERLVEVPS
- a CDS encoding radical SAM protein, whose protein sequence is MTAPAPRRLPIAPAQAETAFADFQNEALLAGAEGEGKTLAHEAAAHEKRNWVRLSYDCNNHCTFCLDSNAHDGTMRATQDIKVQIVEGRRRGADRLILSGGEPTMHPNFLDFVKLGRLAGYRKVQTVTNGRMFRYPDFLEKAADNGLHEITFSLHGHTAKLHDALVGTPGAFVEEVAGLKAALASERFIVNVDIVINKQNVRHLPEMLSTFIGWGVKEFDLLHVIPFGNAWSDARHHLFYDLDGNLEYLQQAFAYARRPDIHIWLNRFPPPYAEGFEDLIQDPYKLNDEVRGRREEFDRYLSLGKKLMCREPERCKYCYLESLCDTLDEVIDVRKAEEVDVLRYAGEPPRAGKLPEARVARIVATNLAEAAALAAKAAPGAITLELASYEGLSGALSPEGQLFGKQLVACYTDDPAAIEPLLGIAGPFEVRAFLTKATEAVIRRLEPPPKNLVLVQKNYDLVSDAHANDVDTKSFFATYPHMIPVENVPACLAGRPVRTAPRTLDLAMLGADARIDMTEFTKRYVADGFYTKALRCKDCRENASCRGVHVNWVRAHGFGALEPMG
- a CDS encoding beta-ketoacyl-ACP synthase 3, producing MRASLPRARILGTGRYLPARVVTNDELAARVGTSDAWLKEHVGVERRHVAAEGETTSDMATAAARAALDAARLSPADLDLIIVATVSGDSPMPATAATVQQKLGTELVPSFDLAASHAGFLYGLAVAEQSIASGATRTALVVGADMLSRRVDPEDRTTAALFGDGAGAVVVGVAGDDGRGILSMRLGADGAMASLLSIPGGGTGEPMTPERLAAKRNKIQMDGPDLFQVSVKKLQVTSMEALKAAGLLSDKLDWVIPQQANRRIVDKIAARLGYSREKFIENLADVGNTGAGSIPIALDEAVRDGRVKPGQNVLLCALGAGVTWAASMVRM
- a CDS encoding Ig-like domain-containing protein is translated as MGTVMLVMALAVSAGASCGDGNEGTPPTTPEVADLELQQVKRFPVGSTYWLPNPATGGWTLEEAPAGNENQVVAGSDGFHRFTPVLPGTYVFRAETSELRRTLTVTDDVPYEHFNYYQTRSLAQVNDELWVANLFEPKITRVDPASGAVKGTIQSGPWPVAVAFAKAQGLALVAHKAGDTVGFVDVAKGRLVDAVWVGDEPADVVLSPDGAKAYVSLNTEGAVVVIDVARREVIGRVATNKSSTAMALSKDGATLYVASYLSGTSARLQFPVEERNDKYDIAVVDTKTLAVTKYIEAVGSTIGGLYLDEDRLYVATTRVALEELSGTPGMTAFRHSVAAYDTTSLAEVAAVDVGRQPSSTGFAVRPFGMALAGGTLWVSFEGSDAVVGLDPETLAEKTRFAAEGRPRTILASEDRLFVHGAQSFRVTVASSAGMPDKEIDLPGDPRSAGVAAGQYMYTGTGAGAGENHSCADCHVDALSDGNVWSAGGFSESASRPMFWMERPSMIGWEGDAYDLYSYLWGSPGPTIGATVTGELHQAFYDYLSALVPPPPANGATARDGSMSEAARRGEAIFRGKANCAGCHAGPLTTEGLRLPEGGTQTTHPIVVPPLVGAYRHGFWLVNGAAWTMEEAVDAMLKLSLGNVTDAEKKDLTRYLEELTAREFFLLNSSPRNGAVDVRSEGDLQLTFSHPVFEDPKNLASIRLTDEGGAEVPITVKAAERHVAITPAAPLAFGGKYEIVVGAGLEAWSERALVAERKIGFTVAAAPKLTLEGDYIVTVDHPTLDSMNKKYDPTKIIPVETPVKATSTPYGAVISAQVSPTLQTDVDVTIADSKSVWPPFPFRVGPGFLNRSFPTTLDLVDTDGDGVADEGESTLFLRSPGLEALDVRWTLKRPPVGPPVCDGATGTHELTLAMNGMGGPLVSWMANVNALGYFVTDPDAMTPMGPGPVTGGTTYWALSAASFPAGFAGPISYGEVPAGATDASAASGAPPGGAPLPSGSCIKLTVVFSDFTTSVMRYVAP